One Methanobacteriaceae archaeon genomic window, GCAATTTTGACTAATGGGTTGAAAGCAAAAGCATCTCCACGAGCTGCGTGAGGAGCTTGTGCAATACCTGCGTATTCACCTTGGTGACCTACGTTCATTGCATAGTTAGGATAGTTTGGTCCTCTCATTTCGAGTGGTAAACCTTCATCGTTTCTGATAGCGAATACGTTAGCAGCACCACATTGGTCTTGTAAATCGTATCCGTAGAAACCTAATCTGGAGTGTTGTTCTTTGTGTAAGTACATACCTAAGTACCATGCGCTTAAACCAGTTTGTGCGTTACCAGTAGCGAATGCAGTGGAACAACCAGCAGCTGCGGAAATAACGGAAGCTCTTTGAGATCCACCGAAGTGAGTTTCGAGTAATGCTGGGTATTCTTCGTATTGGTCTAATGCGTAGAAGGTTACTTCAGTACCAACGTCTAAAACGGTGTCCATGTTGTTAGGTGCTTCACATAATCCGCCGTATTTGTCTTCGACGTAATCTTTACCGTAGTAAGTGAAGTCATCTAATACATTATCAGTGTATGCTGCGGTAGCATATTGAGTGAATCCTACACCACCAGACATGTAAGAACCTAACCAAATTTGGTCGTATAAAGCAGCACCTAATGCTACAACTTCTAAGGAAGTTTGTACAGGGTCATCAGGGGATACTCTGGAAGCTTGACAGATATCTGCCATGAATCCGAATGGAACTCCACCAAGTTCGTTTGCTGCTCTTGCTCTTCTTACAGGTAAGTAGGTACCCATTTGAATAACTTCTGCGTGTTTGGATGCGTATGCGAAGTCACCAGTAGCTCCTTCACCAGCACATTGGTTGTATGCAGAAATCATGGACATACCAATTTGCATAGCAGACCATCTGGAGGTAGTACCACCGTCACAAACTCTTCCTACGATGGAAGGAATTCTTACAGCTTGCCATACAGCTCCACCAACTTCAGCTTTTAAAGCTTCAGCTTGTTCTTCAGGGAACTCTTTGTTAATGTCTAAAACAAATGCGGAGTCGATTTCGTCAGCTAATTCGTCATCACCAGTGAAAACTTTTACGTAAGAATCTTGTACGATTAATGGGTCAGTTTCTACCATGTGTTCTTGAACTACAGCTGCACCAGGCATAGCGTGGTTTACAGTTTCTAAGTAGTTAGTAATAGTTTCAGGAGTTACTTCAATACCTAATCTTTTTTCAAGAACATTGTGAGCAGTGTTTAAACCTACAATTACAGTTCTTCTAATGTCATCCCAAGCTTGTTGGATAGCTGCGTTGTTAATGAAGTGTAAATCGTCACCTTCAACAAAAGTGTCAGTGCCGGATAATTGGTAAGACATTAAAGCTCTTTGACCTAAAGGAGTACCAATGTCTGGGTTGTACATTGGGATTCCTCTTTTTTCAGCAATTTCTTTACCTTCGTTAACAAATGCGGTTTTTCTTTCAGATTGTTTCCAACCGCCCATGTTATAGAATTGGGTTGATTTTTCAGTTGGATCTTCACTGAATTTTTGTTTCATTGCATCTAAGAATTTTTTATCAGCCATGTTAATTACCATCCTGCGTTTGGATCAAAAGCACCGAAAGATCTGGATACGTGAATATTGTGTAATACTTCAACAGCATCTTTATCATCTTTGTATGCTTCACCATCTATTCTGTAAATAGTGGTTTTTGCTTTTAATGTTTCTTCATCTAATGGTTCACCTAATACAACAGGTTCATCTAATTCTACACCAATTTGGTCTTTTACCATTTCAACTTTACCTGTTTCTTTGTTGAATACTTGTCTTCTAAGCATATCAAACATTAAACCATTTTCATCTAATCTTAAAGAGTGACCGTGCACACCTGCACCTCTAATACCAGTTCTTGCGGTATCGAAGTATTCGGTTTCTAAGAGGATTTTGGATAATCTTTCGATATCTCTTTCTCTTGCTTCGATTACTTGTCTTCCGGATAAAGTACCAGTATCGATTCCTCTGTATCTGCTTAAGTAAGATCTTGCTCTTAAGTAAGGTTGAGCTGGAGCAAAGTACATGGAGTCTACGAATTGAATGTATCTAATTCTGTCCCCTGCTTTTGCACCGTCGATAGGGGTTACTAATTCTCTTACAATGTCATCAGGCTCGTCCATTTCATCTAATGGTGGGTGAACAGATTTGTATTCTTCACCTGGAGCTCTGTGACCTAATATTTTTACTACGTCTTCATCAGAGATTTCTCTTAATTTTTCTAATTCATACTCTGGGTCACAGAAATTTCTTCTGTTTTGAGCAACCTGAGAAGTACCTGGATAAATTTGTACCATAATTATGCATCTCCTAATGCTAATTTAACTTTTCTAATAATTTCATCTAATTTTTCTTGTGAAATTGTTTCACCACGGATAACTCCTGTTACTATATCTTTAATGATTCCTTGGGTCTTAATATCTTCATCTGCTGGCATTACTTTTGAAGTTTTAACCCCAATCTTAGCAAAATCCTCACAGTCAACAGGGGATTCACAAATGATAATACAAGGCTTATCTACGTTTCTTAAAATTAACCTTGCTTTGTAAATAATATGATTTGCAACACCACCTAAGTGGATAACAAGTAACTTGAAATTATTCAATTGATTAATTTCTTTGTCTGTGATTCCGAACAAAGTTCCACCAGATGCAGGAGCATCATGAGGAACACCAGCACCAGCATTTAGTACCACAGTACTTGTTAAAACATTGGCCTCACGTAAACCAAATGTAATTTCACAAACTGGTTTAGTAATGTGTCTACGTCCTGGGGACATAGCAACAGCACATACATCGGTACCACATTCAGCAAAAGTGCCTCTTTGTGCAAGACTTCCGCCTTTTCCCATACCGCTTGTTTCCCTACAATCTACAACGTGAGTACATCTTCCAATCATATTAATCCATAGTATCTCTTCTAATAATGTTCACATGACTTTCAAAGCTAGAATATTGATCAGTCATTCCAACGAGTTCATCAGGCAATTCTGCTGAACCATACTTAATTTTATCAGAAACAGTTTTATGTTTCCTAATATAATTACTTCTGTCTTGATTAATATCAAAACCGAACGGAATGTGTTTTTTACAGACTTCCTCAATTTCCTTAATCGTAGATTCCATTGTTAATTCAATGAAGATTCTTGCGGTTTTAACTTGTAAAACAACATCTTCACCATTAATGGTAATAACTCTACGTTCTTTATATTTATCAGGTAAAGTTTCTTCACCTTTTGGAAATCTTGGACCGTGAATAACAGTTCTTTGAACATCGTCGATAAGTTCCAAGTCATTTAACAACTTTTCAGTTGTGTCACTACCAAGAACCCTATGAGGAAATATTTCAATATCCATTTTT contains:
- the mcrG gene encoding coenzyme-B sulfoethylthiotransferase subunit gamma, coding for MVQIYPGTSQVAQNRRNFCDPEYELEKLREISDEDVVKILGHRAPGEEYKSVHPPLDEMDEPDDIVRELVTPIDGAKAGDRIRYIQFVDSMYFAPAQPYLRARSYLSRYRGIDTGTLSGRQVIEARERDIERLSKILLETEYFDTARTGIRGAGVHGHSLRLDENGLMFDMLRRQVFNKETGKVEMVKDQIGVELDEPVVLGEPLDEETLKAKTTIYRIDGEAYKDDKDAVEVLHNIHVSRSFGAFDPNAGW
- the mcrD gene encoding methyl-coenzyme M reductase operon protein D, which encodes MDIEIFPHRVLGSDTTEKLLNDLELIDDVQRTVIHGPRFPKGEETLPDKYKERRVITINGEDVVLQVKTARIFIELTMESTIKEIEEVCKKHIPFGFDINQDRSNYIRKHKTVSDKIKYGSAELPDELVGMTDQYSSFESHVNIIRRDTMD
- the mcrA gene encoding coenzyme-B sulfoethylthiotransferase subunit alpha — protein: MADKKFLDAMKQKFSEDPTEKSTQFYNMGGWKQSERKTAFVNEGKEIAEKRGIPMYNPDIGTPLGQRALMSYQLSGTDTFVEGDDLHFINNAAIQQAWDDIRRTVIVGLNTAHNVLEKRLGIEVTPETITNYLETVNHAMPGAAVVQEHMVETDPLIVQDSYVKVFTGDDELADEIDSAFVLDINKEFPEEQAEALKAEVGGAVWQAVRIPSIVGRVCDGGTTSRWSAMQIGMSMISAYNQCAGEGATGDFAYASKHAEVIQMGTYLPVRRARAANELGGVPFGFMADICQASRVSPDDPVQTSLEVVALGAALYDQIWLGSYMSGGVGFTQYATAAYTDNVLDDFTYYGKDYVEDKYGGLCEAPNNMDTVLDVGTEVTFYALDQYEEYPALLETHFGGSQRASVISAAAGCSTAFATGNAQTGLSAWYLGMYLHKEQHSRLGFYGYDLQDQCGAANVFAIRNDEGLPLEMRGPNYPNYAMNVGHQGEYAGIAQAPHAARGDAFAFNPLVKIAFADKNLVFDFSQVRAEFAKGALREFEPAGERTVITPAK
- the mcrC gene encoding methyl-coenzyme M reductase I operon protein C codes for the protein MIGRCTHVVDCRETSGMGKGGSLAQRGTFAECGTDVCAVAMSPGRRHITKPVCEITFGLREANVLTSTVVLNAGAGVPHDAPASGGTLFGITDKEINQLNNFKLLVIHLGGVANHIIYKARLILRNVDKPCIIICESPVDCEDFAKIGVKTSKVMPADEDIKTQGIIKDIVTGVIRGETISQEKLDEIIRKVKLALGDA